Sequence from the Salvelinus sp. IW2-2015 unplaced genomic scaffold, ASM291031v2 Un_scaffold4058, whole genome shotgun sequence genome:
actgtaggctgaatgatagaacagctatttccatgttaaaatattATGGGATGCATTTCTCCATTGTTTCTGATGGTAGGCCACTTgtagcctacattatgatcaaacagccacagtagcctacttggtcaCTGTTAACATTAACTTAAACACCTCTACATtgagcctcagtgttcacagtaaacgttcGCTGGAAGTTGCTCAGCaacctgaaatttgctcattCCAAAAAAGATTAGAGGGACACTGGAGGTGTCCCTACGTAGTTGGACAGAGCCTGGAGGTGTCCTACCGTAGTTGTGACAGAGCTGGAGGTGTCCTACGTAGTTGGACAGAGCCTGGAGGTGTCCTACCGTAGTTGGACGAGCCTGGAGTCTCGTAGTTGACAGAGCTGGAGGTGTCCTACGCTAGTTGGACAGAGCCTGGAGTGTCCCTACCGTAGTTGGACAGAGCCTGGAGGTGTCCTACCGTAGTTGGACAGAGCCTGGAGGTGTCCTCCGTAGTTGGACAGAGCCTGGAGGTGTCTCCTACCGTAGTTGGACAGAGCTGGAGGTGTCCTACCGTAGTTGGACAGAGCCTGGAGGTGTCCTACGTAGTTGGACAGAGCTGGAGGTGTCCTACCGTAGTTGGACAGAGCTGGAGGTGTCCCTACCGTAGTTGGACGAGCCTGGAGGTGTCCTACCGTAGTTGGACAGAGCTGGAGGTGTCCTACCGTGTTGGCAGGTGGAGTGTCCCTACCGTAGTGGACAGAGCTTGGAGGTGCCTACGTAGTTGGACGAGCCTGGAGGTGTCCTCCGTAGTGTACAGAGCCTGAGGTGTCCCTACCGTAGTTGGACAGAGTTGGAGGTGTCCCTACCGTAGTTTGGACAGAGCTTGGAGGTGTCCTACCGTAGTTGGACAGAGCTGGAGGTGTCCCTACCGTTGTTGGACAGAGCTTGGAGGTTGTCCACCGTAGTTGGACAGAGCCTGGAGGTGTCCCTACCGTAGTTGGACAGATGCTGGAGGTGTCCCTACCGTGTTGGACAGAGCTTGGAGGTGTCCCTACCGTAGTTGGACAAGAGCTTGGACGGTGTCCCTACGTAGTTGGAGAGCCTGGAAGGATGTTCCTACGTAGTTGGACGAGCTTGACGGTGTCCCTTACCGTAGCTGGACAGAAGGCTGGAGGGTCCCTACCGTAGTTGGACAGAGCCTGGAGGTGTCCCTACCGTAGTTGGACAGAGCCTGGAGGTGAAGATGGTTCTGATGGTGGATATAAGTccggtgtggaggtcctggttcAGACCCAGGAAGTGACTGAAGGACAGCAGAACCACCTCTCTGGTATGGACATCTAGCCAGGATCTGATCTCCTGAAGAACGGTCTGTGGAGAACAGACATAGATCCAACTGGTGTAACACAATCACAGTAACATCTGAAATCAATTATATATCCCAAATCCTATTTGTATATGTCGTAAGGTTGTCAGATAAGAACAGGAGTCTAGTAAATGGTACAACCCCTCTCTAGCTCCTTGTCAGAATGTCTACTATACCTCCCTGCTAGTATAGATTATACCTTTAACATTGAATGTAGTCTACACTCTGTGGTAGTACGGAAGTACCATACCTCTACATTGAGCGTAATGTACACTGCATAGTATCATACATCTTCATTGAGCATAGTGTGCACTCTGTAGTATCACACCTCTACATTGAGCATAGTGTACACTCTGTAGTATCACACCTCTACATTGAGCATAGTGTGCACTCTGTAGTATCACACCTCTACATTGAGCATAGTGTACAGTCgtgaccaaaagttttgagaatgacacaaatattaatttccaaagtttgctgcttcagtgtctttagatatttttgtcagatgttactatggaatactgaagtataattacaagcatttcataagtgtcaaaggcttttattgacaattacatgaagtaagacctctgcaatctgccctggcatgctgtcaattaacttctgggccacatcctgactgatggcagcccattcttgcctaatcaatgcttggagtttgtcagaatttgtgggtttttgtttgtccacccgcctcttgaggattgaccacaagttctcaatgggattaaggtctggggagtttcctggccatgggaCCCAAAATTATTATTGTTTTGTTCCGAGCCACTTagtcacttttgccttatgggaaggtgctccatcatgctggaaaaggcattgttcgtcaccaaactgttcctggatggttggagaagttgctctcggaggatgtgtggtaccattctttattcatggctgtgttcttaggaataattgtgagtgagcccactcccttggctgagaagcaaccccacacatgaatggtctcaggatgttttactgttggcatgacacaggactgatggtagcgctcatcttgtcttctccggacaagcttttttccagatgccccacaatcggaaaggggattcatcagagaaaatgactttacccagtcctcagcagtccaatcctgtacctttgcagaatatcagtctgtccctgatgtttttcctggagagaagtggcttctttgctgcccttcttgacaccaggccatcctccaaaagtctttgcctcactgtgcgtgcagatgcactccacctgtctgctgccattcctgagcaagctcttactggtggtgcccgatcccgcagctgaatcaactttggaGACGGTCCTGGTTCTTTCTGGACTTTCTTGGTGCCCTGAagctttcttcacaacaattgaacagctctccttgaagttcttgatgatccgataaatggttgatttagtgattcaatcttactggcagcaatatccttgcctgtgaagccctttttgtgcaagcaatgatgacggcacgtgtttccttgcaggtaaccatggttgacagaggaagaacaatgattccaagcaccaccctcctttgaagcttcagtctgttattcgaactcaatcagcatgacagagtgatctccagccttgtcctcgtcaacactcacacctgtgttaacgagagaacactgacatgatgtcagctggtcctttgtggcagggctgaaatcagtggaaaatgtttttggggattcagttcatttgcatggcaagagggactttgcaattcatctgatcactcttcataacattctggtatatgcaaattgccatcatacaaactgaggcagcagactgaaaattaatattgtgtgcattctcaaacttttggccacgactgtacactccgTAGTATCATACCTCTACATTTAGCGTAGTGTACACTCCATAGTATCATACCGCTACAGTGAGCATATGTACACTTCGTAGTATCATACCTCTACAGTGAGTGTAGTGTACACTGCATAGTATCATACCGCTACAGTGAGCATAGTATACACTTCATAGTATCCCTACCTCTTTACAGTGAGTGTAGTGTACACTCCATAGTATCCTACCTCTACAGTGAGTGTAGTGTACACTCCATAGTATCCTACCTCTACTGTGAGCGTAGTGTACACTCCATAGTATCCTACCTCTACAGTGAGTGTAGTGTACACTCCGTGGTAGAAGTACAGGTCAGTAGAGGTGTCGTTGGGTCGATGTGCGATCCTCAGGTCAAGATATCTGACCCCACAGTCTAGCTGCTCCTTTACTGTCGCCTCCTATAGGACATTATCAGATCATCAACATTATCAGATCGACAACATTATCAGATCAACAACATTATCAGATCATCAACATTATCAGATCATCAACATTATCAGATCATCAACATTATCAGATCGACAACATTATGATCAGATCAACAACTTTATTAACCCAACCAGCACAGAGGGCAAGGTGTACTGCCACCAGGTGTAAAGTCTGCACCAGAAGTGTTATGCCATCTAGGTCCGGGTGGTCAAACTCAATTCCTGGAGGGTTGTGTCTCTGCTGGTTTTTGTTATTTCGTTTCAATGTGTGTCCAATTAAGATCTAGCCAACCAGATGAGGGGAGTACCTAACTAATCAATGATCTTAATTGATCAATAACGATCAATAtcttggggcggcagcgtagcctagtggttagagcgttggactagtaaccgaaaggttgcaagatcgaatgcccgagctgacaaggtacaaatgtgtcgttctgcccctgaacaaggcagttaacccactgttcctaggccgtcattgaaaataagaatttgttcttaactgacttgcctagttaaataaaggttaaatcaaaaaaaataaagtgcaagCGAGGAGTAAAAACCTGCACACACTGTGCTCCAGAAATGTAGTTTGACTCAGCTGTTAAAAATCATACCTGTGTAACTGCCCATTTATAAACAAACGGTCGTATCAGGGGCTTCATGTATTTGTCTAGCTTCTGCAGTAAATCAGGTTGGGTCAGGTCGACAGGGGAGCGGTCACTCCTATCCAGACAGTAGGTTATAGCATTATGGCTTCCTAAACAGGGAATCAAGGACAGATAGGGGACTGATATTACCAGGTGTATGGCCTAGTACCCATATGATGCCCCTAATTGCCTAGTACCCATATGATGCCCCTAATTGCCTAGTACCCATATGATGCCCCTAAGTGTATGGACAATGTGTCAGCCTAGTACCCATATGATGCCCCTAAGTGTATGgtcaatgtgttgtgttgtgacataaTGCCATCTGATTAAATGCAGCATAACAGCAGTATTGAAATGTGTTTAAAAGCTATGGTGAAGTAATTAATAGTAGTACAGAGACCAGTTCCTCAGGTGAACGTCCATAGAGCACAGGGCAGGTGATCCATCCAGGTATCTTACCTGGTACAGCTAGGTTCCTCAGGGGAACTGCCATAGAGCACAGGGCAGGTGGTCCATCCAGGTATCTTACCTGGTATAGCTAGGTTTCGCAGGGGAATGTCCCATAGAGCATAGGGCAGGTGATCCATCCAGGTATCTTACCTGGTACAGCTAGGTTCCTCAGGGGAACATCCCATAGAGCACAGGCACGGTGGTCCATCCAGGTATCTTACCTGGTACAGCTAGGTTCCTCAGGTGAACGTCCCATAGAGCACAGGGCAGGTGATCCATCCAGGTATCTTACCTGGTACAGCTAGGTTCCTCAGGGGAACGTCCCATAGAGCACAGGCAGGTGGGTCCATCAGGTATCTTACCTGGTACAGCTAGGTCCTCAGCGTGAACGTCCCATAGAGCACAGGGCAGGTGGTCCATCCAGGTATCTTACCTGGTATAGCTAGGTTCCTCAGGGAACGTCCCATAGAACACAGGGCAGGTGGTCCATCCAGCTGTCCATGGGAAGTTCCTTCAGAGGACACCTGCACTTAGACACCACCTCGGAGGACATTTGTGGGTGCTAAAGATGTACAGTCATATTTCATCAAACACTGTACTGAAATTAAGAATGACTGTCCTCTATATGCATGGACTGTCCTCGAACGAATGACTGTCCTCGAATGGCTGAGGCCTCTGTATATTTAAATAGTTCTAAAAAAATCTATGAattcatacagtatacacatttgTCATCCATCTACCATTTAAACTAGGTCAGCCGTCCATCTACCATTAAACTAGGACAGCCGTCCATCTACCATTTTTAAACTAGGTCAGCCGTCCATCTACCATTTTAAACTGGACAGCCGCCCATCTAACCTTTTAAACTAGGTCAGCCGCCATTTAACACACTCTACCATTTAAACCTAGGACAGCGTCCATACCATTTAAACTAGGACAGCCGTCCATCTACCATTTAAACTAGGACAGCCGTCCATCTACCATTTAAACTAGGACACGCCGTCCATCTACCATTTAAACTAGGTCAAGCCGTCATCTACCATTTAAACTAGTAGGAAATAAAGtaaaatacactaccggtcaaaagttttagaacacctactcattcaagggtttttctttatttttactattttctacattgtagaataatagtggaagaCATcacaaacctatgaaataacacatatggatcattgtagtaaccaaaaaaagtgttaaattaaatcaaaatatatttgagattgagattcttcaaatcaaatcgccaccctttgccttgatgacagctttgcacacgctttgcattctctcaaccagcatcatgaggtatcacgtgaatgcatttgaattaacaggCGTGTCTTCTTAAAATttaaatttgtggaatgtcttttccttcttaattcgtttgagccaatcagttgtgttgtgacacggtagaggtggtatacagaagatagacctcattttgtaaaagaccaagtccatattatgacaagaacagctcaaataagcaaagagaaatgacagtccatcattcctttaagacatgaaggtcagtcaatctggaaaatttcaagaacttttaaagttttttcaagtgcagatgcaaaaaccatcaagcgctatgatgaaactggctctcatgaggaccgccacaggaaaggaagacccagagttacctctgctgcagaggataagttcattagagttaactgcacctcagaaattgcagcctaaataaatgcttcacagagtttcaagtaacagacacatctcaacgtcaactgttcagaggagactgtgtgaatcaggccttcatggtcgaattgctgcaaagaaaccacaactaatggacaccaataaggaGGGTGCTCTAGCCAACAAACCTGCAGAGACCTGAAGACACcattccaacctggaactgagccaGATATACATTCAATCAGCACTAAGGTGTGAAGTAAAAGGCCTTCGGGCCCAACAAGTGTCAGGAGTCTTTGGAGCGTCCGCTGAAGTCCCCTtctgctgttcaaagaccatcactggcattttctacaagaaatctgactccagaaataaaagcttgcTTGCTGCACTGCTGCTGGGAGTCcactgttcaccgtctgccctggcctgtctccccctgtctggtacaggtacctccaccacactcacccctctTTCCCTAGCTTTCGttcgcctccagcacacaggcACAGTCGTTATATATTAAATtgttttcttgtgcattttgctgtttgcctcatgactcctccACGCTTTGTTGCCTACAAacattcaaaattcaaaaggcactcgcacatctgagcaaactgtttgcaggtgcatggcaacagttgaacaagatgaatgaaaaaggaaaccgcacactgctcttgatagtatcattgatctttaataagcttattAAAGCTTTAATAAGACTACAAATGtcctttacccaaccgtgggacagactgtttgttcccacactcaggactctgactctctattggttacacagacttttggcctcccatccYATTYtaaccacctctcgccggctttgtattcatgtcacMtgatgaaattgctgtacaatatgatcttgttgccatagAATGcgcattcagatgtcataaatcaatactgcagagctctccctgtcctctgccgtgccctgattgtattactgttgatgatatctggaaatgtgcatgtacaccctggcccatctactgttgctagccccaattctgacttgtgctctgatatctgcttcactgatttctgctcttgtaaaagcctgggttttctgcacgttaacactagaagcttcttacctaaaatggatcaattgaaagtgtgggttcacagctccaatccagatgtgttggtcattactgagacgtggttaaggaaaagtgttttgaatactgatgttaaccttttggttataacctttttcggcaagacggTTCTTCcaaaaggtgggggagtggcaatctttaccatggatcaccttcagtgctcgttgtctccaccaagtctgtccccaaacaatttgatgtgctggttttaagcataaaccttcaaatagctctttgttgactgttgctgggtgcttatcgtcctccatcagcaccggcctgtaccctacctgccctaagatCTCTCCTGGctccttacactaagtctgaatttgtcgtgcaaggtgacctaaactgggacatgcttaaaccacctgaccaggtCCTAaatcaatgggactccctaactctttctcagattattaccaatcccacaaggtaggactccaaacacccagaaaaggctactctcctcaacGTTATCcttacaaataatcctgataggtaYCAGtcgtgttttctgtaatgaccttagtgatcactgttttacagcctctgttcgtaatggctgcttaGTGAAACGACCTGCCCTGATTAGTCATAGACACTTGCTACAACACTTTAATGAGAAAGCCTTCCTTCAAGAACTggtctctgtaaaatggtatagaatcagcgtGATCCCCTCTGTYgaagacgcttggaccttctttWttgatattttcagtggtattgttaacaaacacgccctcataaagaaaatgagaattaaaaaccggttcagcccctggttcgaccgtgatcttgcagagttactccacctcaagaattgcatttggcgaaaggctcggcacacgcatactcaggctgactggctctcgttcaggcaaatgagaaataagtccactcaggctatctggaaggccaaagttagttactttaaggagcagttctctctgtgggtctaaccccaagaagttttGGAAAACGGTTAATTAaaaacctggagaataaaccctgctcctcacagctgcccaaaTCCCTtaatgatgatgtggttgttactgacaagaagcacatgactgagctctttaatcaccacttcattaagtcaggatttcctatttgactcagccatgcctccttgcccgtccaacatttcctcatctcccaccccttctaatgtgactatccccgatgcttcttcccctttctccccttccctgctgcaaagtttctccctgcaggtgatcactgagtccgaggtgctaaaggagctccttaaacatGACCCCACAAacaacatctgggtcagatggtttagaccctttcttctttaaggctGCTGCCCCTATCATAAGGTATCTGACCTtgtcaacctctctctcctctctggggaggttcccattgcttggaaggcagccacggttcatcctttatttaaagggggagatcaagctgatcctaactgttacaggcatatttctattttgccctgtttatcaaaagtgtttgagaaacttgtcaataatcaactgactggctttctggatgtctgtagtattctctctggtatgcaatctggtttc
This genomic interval carries:
- the LOC112076810 gene encoding LOW QUALITY PROTEIN: PI-PLC X domain-containing protein 1 (The sequence of the model RefSeq protein was modified relative to this genomic sequence to represent the inferred CDS: substituted 2 bases at 2 genomic stop codons), with product MDHLPYALWDIPLRNLAIPGSHNAITYCLDRSDRSPVDLTQPDLLQKLDKYMKPLIRPFVYKWAVTQEATVKEQLDCGVRYLDLRIAHRPNDTSTDLYFYHGVYTTLTVETVLQEIRSWLDVHTREVVLLSFSHFLGLNQDLHTGLISTIRTIFTSRLCPTTVTLRNLWTLGYQVYCLYEHSMVSLYSELWPHIPYWWANKGKKPRLXXGVRTQKQHAAPGGFFVTGINLTEDLKYICSHPTESLKDLVMSTSPALLSWVRAQSPGSDSRSLNIIAGDFVSESHFVPTVIALNQHLVHCTGPCDVSGGN